A genomic window from Paenibacillus sp. FSL K6-0276 includes:
- the gyrA gene encoding DNA gyrase subunit A produces the protein MAEQNNPQVKDRDIGVEMRESFMDYAMSIIVSRALPDVRDGLKPVHRRILFAMSELGMSADKPHKKSARIVGEVIGKYHPHGDSAVYETMVRMAQDFSMRYMLVDGHGNFGSIDGDMAAAMRYTEARLSKIAGEMLRDLNKETVDFAPNYDGEESEPVVLPARYPNLLVNGVSGIAVGMATNIPPHNLGEVIDGVQAMIKNPDITPMELMEYIQGPDFPTAGYILGREGIRQAYRTGRGSVTMRAKATIEENNGKARIIVHELPYQVNKARLVEKIAELVREKRIDGITDLRDESDRNGMRVVVEMRRDVNPSVVLNNLYKHTSMQSTFGINMLAIVNNEPKILNLRDVLYHYLQHQIEVIRRRTVFELKKAEARAHILEGLRIALDHLDEVIALIRASRTTDIAREGLMSTFSLSIEQAQAILDMRMQRLTGLEREKIENEYNELLAKIAEYREILANEHLVLEIISNELQDIRDRYSDERRTEITVGEESILDEDLIPREEVVITVTHTGYIKRLPVSTYRSQKRGGRGVIGMDTKDQDFVEHLFVSNSHNYLMFFTDKGKVYRIKAYEIPELGRTARGTPIINLIQIEQGEKISAVIQVEDSDSDKYLFFATREGIVKKTPLEDYNNIRKGGLIAINLREEDSLIEVKLTDGQQNLIIGTARGMSITFSENDVRSMGRSATGVKGITLDGNDHVIGMDCVDKELEVLIVTSKGYGKRTPAGDYRSQTRGGKGIKTINLTEKNGPVVGLKVVKKDEDLMIITTSGTLIRTSMDGISTMGRYAQGVKLINIREDDAVATLCRADKNEEDEMSEDVESLEEQVTVDEESGDIDQPETITEDEENNLE, from the coding sequence ATGGCTGAACAAAATAACCCACAAGTCAAAGATCGGGACATTGGTGTGGAAATGCGTGAATCCTTTATGGATTACGCAATGAGCATCATTGTTAGTCGGGCTTTGCCAGATGTGCGGGACGGACTCAAACCGGTTCACCGACGCATATTGTTTGCGATGTCGGAACTTGGAATGTCTGCCGATAAGCCTCATAAGAAATCTGCAAGAATTGTCGGTGAGGTTATCGGTAAGTACCACCCTCACGGTGATTCAGCTGTCTATGAAACAATGGTACGGATGGCTCAGGATTTCTCTATGCGATATATGCTTGTGGACGGTCACGGGAACTTTGGTTCGATTGATGGTGATATGGCTGCAGCGATGCGTTATACAGAAGCCCGTCTTTCCAAGATTGCAGGCGAAATGCTTCGAGATCTGAACAAAGAAACTGTTGATTTCGCACCTAACTATGATGGTGAAGAGAGTGAGCCAGTTGTATTGCCAGCTCGTTATCCGAATCTACTCGTTAATGGGGTGTCTGGTATAGCCGTAGGTATGGCTACTAATATTCCACCGCATAACCTAGGTGAAGTTATCGATGGTGTGCAGGCGATGATTAAGAATCCTGATATCACACCTATGGAATTGATGGAGTATATCCAAGGCCCTGATTTCCCTACGGCTGGATATATTTTGGGTCGTGAGGGTATTCGTCAAGCTTATCGTACCGGGCGCGGTTCAGTAACCATGCGTGCGAAGGCAACGATTGAAGAGAACAACGGCAAGGCACGGATCATTGTGCATGAGCTTCCTTACCAGGTAAACAAAGCAAGACTGGTTGAGAAGATCGCAGAATTAGTTCGTGAGAAACGGATCGACGGCATTACGGATCTTCGTGATGAATCGGACCGTAACGGTATGCGTGTAGTTGTCGAGATGAGACGAGATGTTAACCCAAGTGTTGTATTGAACAATTTATATAAACATACTTCTATGCAATCCACATTCGGTATCAACATGCTTGCCATCGTGAATAACGAGCCTAAAATTCTTAATCTGCGTGATGTGCTCTATCATTATTTGCAGCACCAGATCGAAGTTATTCGCCGGCGTACGGTATTTGAACTTAAAAAAGCTGAAGCACGGGCTCATATTTTAGAGGGTCTGCGTATTGCGCTTGATCATCTGGATGAAGTTATTGCGTTAATTCGTGCATCGCGCACCACTGATATTGCTCGCGAGGGATTAATGAGCACATTCAGCCTCAGTATAGAGCAGGCTCAGGCTATCCTCGATATGCGGATGCAACGTTTGACCGGTCTGGAACGGGAGAAGATTGAGAATGAATATAATGAATTGCTAGCCAAAATTGCGGAGTACCGTGAGATTTTGGCTAACGAGCATCTTGTTCTGGAAATCATCAGTAACGAGCTGCAAGATATTCGTGATAGATATTCTGATGAACGCCGGACAGAGATTACGGTTGGTGAAGAAAGCATCCTAGATGAGGACCTTATTCCACGTGAAGAGGTTGTTATCACCGTTACACATACGGGTTACATCAAGCGTCTGCCTGTTAGCACCTACCGTAGCCAGAAGCGTGGTGGTCGCGGAGTTATCGGTATGGATACTAAGGACCAGGATTTTGTGGAGCATCTCTTCGTGAGTAACTCTCATAATTATCTGATGTTCTTTACTGATAAGGGTAAGGTGTACCGGATTAAGGCTTATGAGATCCCAGAACTGGGACGTACTGCCCGCGGGACACCGATCATCAACCTGATTCAAATTGAACAAGGTGAGAAGATTAGTGCCGTAATCCAAGTGGAAGATAGCGATAGTGACAAGTATTTGTTCTTTGCTACCCGCGAAGGTATCGTGAAGAAGACGCCTCTTGAGGATTACAATAACATCCGCAAAGGCGGACTCATTGCTATTAATCTTCGCGAAGAGGATTCCCTGATTGAGGTTAAGCTGACGGATGGACAGCAAAATCTCATTATCGGTACAGCTCGCGGAATGTCGATTACGTTCTCCGAGAACGATGTGCGTTCTATGGGCCGTAGCGCGACTGGTGTTAAGGGTATTACGCTTGACGGTAATGACCATGTCATCGGTATGGACTGTGTCGATAAGGAGCTTGAGGTTCTGATTGTTACTAGCAAGGGTTATGGTAAACGGACACCAGCCGGTGATTATCGTTCCCAGACTCGTGGCGGTAAAGGGATCAAGACCATTAATCTCACTGAAAAGAATGGCCCTGTAGTTGGTCTTAAGGTTGTTAAGAAGGACGAAGACTTAATGATTATTACTACAAGCGGCACCCTGATTCGTACCAGCATGGATGGAATTTCTACCATGGGCCGTTATGCGCAAGGGGTTAAGCTAATTAACATCCGCGAGGATGATGCCGTGGCTACCCTGTGCAGAGCGGATAAGAACGAAGAGGACGAAATGTCTGAGGATGTAGAAAGCCTAGAAGAGCAAGTGACAGTGGATGAAGAATCTGGCGATATAGATCAGCCTGAAACAATCACTGAGGATGAAGAGAATAACTTAGAGTAG
- a CDS encoding HD-GYP domain-containing protein — translation MPSILVGEVKAGSKIIKDVITPLGGILFTKGKILLPRDLDILEAFLIGQVEIEGVQGEVTPDAVNKTSKQTSLKAGAIINESILAQSNSPLHDEYDKMLALIRTSYRSVTAASLPIFELRSQLESLIGHLKDYHVLKFTPRTLKDEDYNYHNAVLSALTSYKIAQWCGYPQKDWMQIAFAGLLHDIGNAKVDSSLLYKPEPLNSGEIEEVRRHTTYGYQLLRNVTAINEGVRLTALQHHEKVDGSGYPLKLEGTQIHFYAKVVAVADIFHAMTLERAYRKAQCPYLVLEQILTESFGKLDPVIVQTFIQKSTDLFNGTRIRLSDGRHGEIIFTDRANPTRPMIKVEEAIINLMLERELYIQEIIA, via the coding sequence ATGCCAAGTATATTGGTTGGAGAAGTTAAAGCGGGCTCAAAGATTATCAAAGATGTAATTACACCTTTGGGGGGGATTTTGTTCACTAAGGGAAAAATACTACTCCCCCGCGATCTAGATATTTTAGAGGCTTTTTTGATTGGGCAGGTGGAGATCGAAGGCGTTCAAGGAGAGGTGACCCCTGATGCTGTTAATAAAACCTCCAAGCAGACATCACTTAAAGCTGGAGCAATTATAAATGAATCGATATTAGCTCAAAGCAATTCGCCTCTACACGATGAATATGACAAAATGCTCGCACTTATTAGGACCAGCTATCGTTCGGTAACGGCAGCCTCTCTTCCTATTTTTGAGTTGCGTAGTCAGTTAGAGTCACTAATTGGTCATTTGAAGGATTATCATGTCTTGAAATTTACACCACGTACTCTAAAAGACGAGGATTATAACTATCACAATGCTGTACTGTCCGCGTTGACATCATATAAGATCGCTCAGTGGTGTGGTTATCCGCAAAAGGATTGGATGCAGATCGCTTTTGCTGGATTACTACATGATATCGGAAATGCTAAAGTAGATAGTTCTCTTTTATATAAGCCTGAGCCGCTTAATAGTGGTGAAATAGAAGAGGTTCGCAGACATACTACATATGGCTATCAATTATTGCGCAATGTCACAGCGATTAATGAAGGGGTAAGACTTACGGCATTGCAACATCATGAGAAGGTCGATGGTTCTGGATATCCACTTAAGCTAGAAGGTACCCAGATTCACTTTTACGCCAAAGTAGTGGCTGTAGCAGATATATTCCACGCTATGACTTTGGAAAGAGCCTATAGAAAAGCACAGTGTCCTTATTTGGTACTAGAACAGATCCTGACAGAAAGCTTCGGTAAGCTCGACCCAGTCATTGTACAGACCTTTATACAGAAGAGTACCGATTTGTTTAACGGAACCAGAATACGTCTGAGTGATGGTCGCCATGGGGAGATCATATTTACTGATCGTGCTAATCCTACACGTCCAATGATTAAGGTAGAGGAAGCAATTATTAACCTAATGTTGGAGCGGGAGCTGTATATTCAGGAGATCATTGCTTAG